One part of the Salinivirga cyanobacteriivorans genome encodes these proteins:
- a CDS encoding CHC2 zinc finger domain-containing protein gives MQIPDIKKRLPIMSVLAHYGIKPDKNDHIKCPFHKDDKPSCKIYTETNTYNCFGCGKTGDVIQFIQDKENCSKHEALKKAAELAGEQTNNTDVMGIASKRAAEAENFAELFNRQKEGLPRSPKAQEYLRNRCLEQLQEVGYNSGVNWKKLKQCITFPLKDKNGNIVSLYGRRITESNGHNVEFGKHYYTANRKGLYPNNPTKETETLIITEAIIDCASLQLVINNEQLAMKGISVLTAYGTNGLTAEHIEAIKQLKNLQEIIFFFDGDIAGKEGIIKSTEKLQHLKCKITAVPTPDGEDVNSMFITYGKEAILQLIDERQPAVKTQSVGSRTQCLASPKEAATEVQPQCLASPLKTDTPNKIIHETPTARYIIKGSLPKTFDRMLVSLDVQHLETAIKYRCRLDLYEEKQTRKEAREASEKLDLRSDLVENDLSELTDLLEEYRDNQLQQTTEENSNDKALNIAEQTKYKAYLQKENLIQNLNELIGQSGIVGE, from the coding sequence ATGCAAATCCCCGACATCAAAAAACGGCTACCTATAATGAGTGTTTTGGCGCATTACGGCATTAAACCGGATAAGAACGACCATATCAAATGCCCGTTCCATAAGGACGATAAACCCAGCTGCAAGATTTATACAGAAACCAACACATACAACTGCTTTGGTTGCGGCAAAACCGGCGATGTGATACAGTTTATCCAGGACAAAGAAAATTGCAGCAAACACGAAGCATTGAAAAAAGCTGCAGAACTGGCAGGAGAACAAACCAATAATACCGATGTAATGGGGATTGCATCCAAGCGGGCTGCGGAGGCTGAAAACTTTGCCGAGCTATTTAACAGGCAAAAAGAAGGCCTCCCACGCAGCCCCAAAGCACAAGAATATTTGAGAAACCGCTGCTTAGAACAATTACAAGAAGTTGGCTACAATAGCGGTGTAAACTGGAAAAAACTCAAACAGTGCATCACCTTCCCACTGAAAGACAAAAACGGAAACATTGTAAGCCTGTACGGCAGAAGAATCACAGAAAGCAACGGCCATAACGTAGAATTTGGCAAACACTACTACACCGCAAACCGCAAAGGATTGTATCCGAATAACCCAACCAAAGAAACCGAAACGTTAATCATCACCGAGGCTATTATCGACTGTGCCAGTCTCCAATTAGTAATTAATAATGAGCAATTAGCAATGAAAGGCATCTCCGTATTAACCGCCTATGGTACTAATGGACTTACTGCAGAGCATATCGAGGCAATAAAACAATTAAAAAACTTACAAGAAATTATTTTCTTTTTTGATGGTGATATAGCCGGAAAAGAAGGTATAATTAAAAGCACCGAAAAACTACAGCACCTAAAATGCAAGATTACAGCCGTGCCAACGCCCGATGGCGAAGACGTAAACAGTATGTTCATAACTTATGGCAAAGAAGCCATCTTGCAATTAATCGATGAACGGCAACCTGCCGTAAAGACGCAATCCGTCGGAAGCCGGACACAGTGCCTTGCGTCTCCAAAGGAGGCCGCTACCGAAGTACAGCCGCAATGCCTTGCGTCTCCATTAAAAACCGATACCCCAAACAAAATCATCCACGAAACTCCCACCGCCCGTTACATTATCAAAGGCAGCCTGCCGAAAACCTTCGACCGCATGCTGGTAAGTTTAGACGTGCAGCATCTGGAAACCGCCATAAAATACCGTTGCCGTTTGGATTTATACGAAGAAAAACAAACCCGAAAAGAAGCCCGGGAAGCGAGTGAGAAATTGGACTTGCGAAGCGATTTGGTGGAAAACGATTTATCGGAACTGACCGACCTTTTGGAAGAATACCGGGACAACCAACTGCAACAAACCACCGAAGAAAACTCAAACGACAAAGCTTTAAACATAGCAGAACAAACTAAATACAAAGCCTATTTGCAGAAAGAAAATTTAATACAAAACCTAAACGAATTGATCGGCCAAAGCGGCATCGTAGGCGAATAA
- a CDS encoding helix-turn-helix domain-containing protein: protein MTLGQHITALRKEKKLSQSELGKQAGTSGDLIGRYERDEVKPSIDVIIRIADALNVSIDYLVGKTTLELNQDMLKRFQEVSTLPENAKKQIYMVMDALIRDFKTGQAYADK from the coding sequence ATGACTTTAGGACAACATATAACTGCTTTAAGGAAAGAAAAGAAACTTTCACAAAGCGAACTTGGAAAGCAAGCAGGGACATCGGGAGATTTGATTGGTAGATATGAAAGAGACGAAGTAAAACCTTCTATTGATGTAATTATCCGCATTGCCGATGCTCTGAACGTTTCAATTGATTATTTGGTGGGCAAAACTACACTTGAACTAAATCAGGATATGTTAAAACGTTTCCAAGAAGTTTCTACGCTGCCAGAAAATGCAAAAAAACAAATCTATATGGTAATGGATGCCTTAATCCGCGACTTTAAAACCGGACAGGCATATGCTGATAAATAG
- a CDS encoding DUF6402 family protein, whose translation MDYSTGTELWKYQWDLIHNPEGGWHIFEDVEEGEIGVIDNRFVYNILNEIRLSNLYGIPIQFQNPYINFPDIDEFRVHASDLKIGNHTYDKIFIIGSLENEQNINVNEIGLENNIQENIFSDEYTGIQIGEYRLLVKSDNNVSHLKEFLNTDATNLFNNNTTISLDGENYNLDKIVQGLEQIKVDLLENGTYYDLTKTELLILDIPVIMWQVDYYYASVFLYHWFTSSGQNNIQFPNAHEFLNSYDLFNNCLNDGLEKVTIADNLFPNKNVLKRLIEFVEPKNIGDVYTIDLENEFQPNPNSLNYFAYSVTSMTSFLNSYNDLKASFGRFSLRFYFTGSVQKISETEAIVEVDNLYYRINDRFDFTQDNSFMPVFEDQPLGDWGWNLFNPQEPTAGGLIQNSTFRDFSQKISKDLDHSYYNIITNYNEVVGNPIESFKIDLVNEEINEVN comes from the coding sequence ATGGATTATTCAACCGGCACCGAACTTTGGAAATACCAATGGGACCTGATCCACAACCCCGAAGGAGGTTGGCATATTTTTGAGGATGTGGAAGAGGGAGAGATTGGTGTAATTGATAATAGATTTGTTTACAATATTTTAAATGAAATTCGTCTTTCAAATCTTTATGGAATACCTATTCAGTTTCAGAATCCTTACATCAATTTTCCTGATATTGATGAATTTAGAGTACATGCTTCGGACTTAAAGATAGGAAATCACACATATGATAAAATTTTCATAATTGGAAGCTTGGAAAATGAGCAAAACATCAATGTTAACGAAATTGGTTTAGAAAATAATATCCAAGAAAACATCTTTAGTGATGAGTATACTGGTATCCAGATTGGCGAATACAGATTGTTAGTAAAGTCGGACAATAATGTAAGCCACTTAAAAGAATTCCTTAATACTGACGCCACCAACCTTTTTAACAACAATACTACTATTAGTTTGGATGGGGAAAACTACAATCTGGATAAAATTGTGCAGGGGTTAGAACAAATAAAAGTAGATTTATTGGAGAATGGCACTTATTACGACCTAACTAAAACTGAACTGTTAATACTTGATATTCCAGTAATCATGTGGCAAGTTGATTATTACTATGCAAGTGTTTTTTTATATCATTGGTTTACTTCGTCAGGCCAAAACAATATCCAATTCCCCAATGCTCACGAATTTTTGAATAGTTATGATTTATTTAATAATTGTCTTAATGATGGCTTAGAAAAAGTAACTATTGCTGATAATTTGTTTCCTAATAAGAATGTTCTAAAAAGATTAATTGAATTTGTTGAACCTAAAAATATAGGAGATGTCTATACCATAGATTTAGAGAATGAGTTTCAACCTAACCCAAATTCTCTAAATTATTTTGCATATAGTGTTACTTCAATGACCAGTTTTTTAAATAGTTATAATGATTTGAAAGCAAGTTTTGGTCGATTTTCATTAAGGTTTTATTTTACAGGCTCGGTTCAAAAAATAAGTGAAACAGAAGCTATTGTTGAAGTAGATAACTTATACTATCGAATTAATGATAGATTTGACTTTACGCAAGACAATAGTTTTATGCCTGTGTTTGAAGATCAGCCTTTAGGAGATTGGGGTTGGAATTTATTTAATCCTCAGGAACCAACAGCAGGTGGGCTAATTCAAAATAGTACTTTTCGAGACTTTTCTCAAAAGATTAGTAAGGATTTAGACCATAGCTATTATAATATAATAACAAACTATAATGAGGTTGTTGGAAATCCGATCGAATCATTTAAAATTGATTTAGTTAATGAAGAAATTAATGAGGTTAACTAA
- a CDS encoding YARHG domain-containing protein: MKMKFRFSIILLLSILNSIAQDFRLDTILQWEDHLLYLNKYENNQLKCYSKEYKNKSYLFFNQIPIDSNQIQTRSNPFFIDNKIFFNANRLENSFSIDKFNTKRIYYDIKDSMTYEFNYKFNFDINYQQCYIVDTPYWKLKLVNPMNGQKSSFMDFFDFAEHETNRGITYPLLSIDKVFFINHEVAFVRICLRGNFEGCIKYRYVVGNKGEILDVTDQIKSNYDGQKYFSEIIFTCEKNKFIRENLEIFTNSLSRKSVNRLFDENFTYISDLLVLNNPVLIGVNIQNGKLQYHFLRSFLNNEVKVIIPYKFIPQLDLAMYKAHKNNKLTEEDLEGLDLYALGILRNSIFAKYNYAFNSEFYQAYFNLFAFYNHYEKKGKRTKDINDKLTETDKYNIKLITNIEKELGK; the protein is encoded by the coding sequence ATGAAGATGAAATTTCGATTTTCAATTATATTATTACTATCAATACTGAATTCTATTGCTCAGGATTTTAGATTAGATACAATTCTGCAATGGGAAGATCATTTACTTTACCTAAACAAATATGAGAATAATCAGTTGAAATGTTATTCTAAAGAATATAAAAATAAGAGCTATTTATTTTTTAATCAAATACCTATTGATAGTAATCAAATACAGACAAGGAGCAATCCATTTTTTATTGATAATAAAATATTTTTTAATGCTAATCGATTAGAAAATTCATTTTCAATTGATAAGTTCAATACAAAAAGAATATATTATGATATTAAAGATAGTATGACTTATGAATTTAATTATAAGTTTAATTTTGATATCAACTATCAGCAATGCTATATTGTTGATACTCCATATTGGAAATTAAAATTGGTTAATCCAATGAACGGCCAAAAATCTTCATTTATGGATTTTTTTGATTTTGCTGAACATGAAACAAATAGGGGAATAACTTATCCTTTACTTTCTATAGATAAAGTTTTTTTTATTAATCATGAAGTGGCATTTGTCCGCATTTGTTTACGTGGTAACTTTGAAGGTTGTATAAAATATAGGTATGTTGTTGGCAATAAGGGTGAAATATTGGATGTTACTGATCAAATAAAATCCAATTATGATGGTCAGAAATATTTTTCTGAAATAATTTTTACTTGCGAAAAAAATAAATTTATTCGAGAAAACTTAGAAATTTTCACAAACAGTTTATCAAGAAAAAGTGTAAATAGACTATTTGATGAAAACTTTACATACATCAGTGATTTACTTGTTTTAAACAATCCAGTACTAATTGGAGTTAATATTCAGAATGGGAAGCTCCAATATCATTTTCTTCGTTCATTTCTAAATAATGAAGTAAAAGTAATTATCCCTTACAAATTCATACCCCAGCTCGATTTGGCCATGTATAAGGCGCATAAGAATAATAAACTAACAGAGGAAGACTTAGAGGGTTTGGATCTTTATGCTTTGGGTATTTTGCGGAACAGCATTTTTGCCAAATACAATTATGCCTTCAATTCGGAGTTTTATCAGGCTTATTTTAATTTGTTTGCCTTCTATAATCATTACGAAAAGAAAGGGAAGAGAACGAAAGATATCAATGACAAGTTAACGGAAACAGATAAATACAACATTAAACTAATCACCAATATTGAAAAAGAATTGGGTAAGTAG
- a CDS encoding DUF2442 domain-containing protein yields the protein MSTSNNEQYEKRAKDPFDILIHEKGLRISNMLLDKNLDLIVIILNNGKVLQSHISYYQRLKEATQEQLNQWRLISGGVGVCWENLNEDLSVKGFIKTAVLNSALLDLQDNKPLNNIVA from the coding sequence ATGAGTACTTCAAATAACGAACAATATGAAAAGAGGGCAAAAGACCCATTCGACATTTTAATACATGAAAAGGGGTTAAGGATAAGCAATATGCTACTAGATAAAAACTTAGATTTAATTGTTATTATATTAAATAATGGTAAAGTTTTACAATCTCATATTTCTTATTATCAAAGGTTAAAAGAAGCTACCCAGGAACAACTAAATCAATGGCGTTTAATTAGCGGAGGTGTTGGTGTTTGTTGGGAAAACCTTAACGAAGATTTATCTGTGAAAGGTTTTATTAAGACTGCAGTTCTAAATAGTGCTTTATTAGATTTACAGGACAATAAACCTCTTAATAATATTGTAGCTTAA
- a CDS encoding DUF4160 domain-containing protein, with the protein MPVILRIKGFRFFFYSDEGFEPIHIHIEKAEKRGKIWLEPEYREDYLYGFTVGEVKDIRKIIDENIETLKSAWYEYFK; encoded by the coding sequence ATGCCAGTAATATTAAGAATAAAAGGTTTTCGGTTCTTTTTTTATAGCGATGAAGGTTTTGAACCTATACATATACACATTGAAAAGGCCGAAAAGCGTGGTAAAATCTGGTTAGAACCAGAATATCGTGAAGATTATCTTTATGGCTTTACAGTAGGTGAAGTTAAAGATATACGAAAAATTATTGATGAAAATATAGAAACGTTAAAATCAGCTTGGTATGAGTACTTCAAATAA
- a CDS encoding tyrosine-type recombinase/integrase has product MNQHFKQYLVKKGFAISTAGDYGSFIEKKFKLYLYELSLSIESFDNEQLMQYIRYRKGQSIQAKTINLELKKIGYYLEFKGLPNIAENVRLKGVQRTVPHDLFTQKQLDEIYQKFPESRNHWTHENTLKTYHVVLGLKIYQGLQISELVKLEINHLQLDKGKIYIPSTRRTNKRILELKPFQVLPLHEYLLSEGKFLKDEIEGSYLFHKKRLFRGMSRIKKMINRYEPRLKNMAQIRASIITNWLQHYNLREVQHMAGHKYVSSTERYRTDNLEDLQKELEKYHPLK; this is encoded by the coding sequence ATGAATCAGCATTTTAAACAATACCTGGTTAAAAAAGGCTTTGCCATAAGCACGGCCGGTGATTACGGTTCTTTCATTGAAAAGAAGTTTAAACTTTATTTGTATGAACTATCTCTTTCAATTGAAAGTTTTGATAATGAGCAATTAATGCAGTACATCCGCTATCGAAAAGGCCAAAGCATACAAGCAAAAACCATCAATTTAGAGTTAAAGAAAATCGGTTATTACCTGGAATTTAAAGGCTTGCCGAATATTGCAGAAAACGTTCGGTTAAAAGGCGTACAGCGCACGGTACCGCACGATCTGTTTACCCAAAAACAGCTCGATGAAATATATCAAAAGTTCCCCGAAAGCCGCAACCACTGGACGCACGAAAATACGTTGAAAACCTATCATGTTGTTTTGGGATTAAAAATATACCAGGGCTTACAGATCTCCGAACTGGTAAAATTGGAAATCAATCATTTACAATTGGACAAAGGCAAAATTTATATCCCATCGACCCGACGAACCAATAAACGTATTTTAGAGTTAAAACCCTTTCAAGTACTACCCTTGCACGAATATCTTTTATCCGAAGGAAAGTTTTTAAAAGATGAAATCGAAGGAAGCTATTTGTTTCATAAAAAACGCTTATTCCGGGGAATGTCAAGAATCAAAAAGATGATAAACAGGTACGAACCACGGTTAAAAAACATGGCACAAATCAGGGCATCGATCATTACAAACTGGTTGCAGCATTATAATTTGAGAGAAGTGCAACACATGGCCGGACACAAGTACGTAAGCAGCACAGAAAGGTACAGGACGGACAATTTAGAAGATCTGCAGAAAGAGTTAGAAAAATATCATCCGTTAAAATAG
- a CDS encoding tyrosine-type recombinase/integrase — protein METLNYNPHTVKLGYWNTKEFLSFLEQNQTNHFRNFKTGQIKSYLDYLQHRPNCNRSGSLSAGYINKHITTLRLLSKYLQLTGVANIAIKPELLKTTETATYLTKPEIQALYKAAKDRDNLYRQRDTAMLGIYYGCGLRASEGAALNISDLLFDKNLLYVRQGKGYRQRYIPMGRQVKADLQEYIFHQRNELLNRQKNEALLLSRRGKRWSRQGMYNRLQLLKNQTNDEKLKQKTFGLHILRHSIATHLLQDGMRLENIALFLGHKSIETTQKYTHLVNESAF, from the coding sequence TTGGAAACACTGAATTACAACCCCCACACGGTAAAACTCGGCTATTGGAACACAAAGGAATTTTTATCTTTTCTGGAGCAAAACCAAACGAACCATTTTAGAAACTTTAAAACCGGGCAAATAAAAAGCTACCTGGATTATTTGCAGCACCGCCCCAACTGCAACCGATCGGGCAGCCTGAGTGCAGGTTACATCAACAAACACATTACCACGCTGCGGCTTTTGAGTAAATATCTACAACTCACAGGAGTGGCCAACATCGCCATTAAACCCGAACTGCTGAAAACAACAGAAACCGCCACATATCTGACCAAACCGGAAATACAAGCTTTGTACAAAGCTGCAAAAGACCGGGATAATTTATACCGCCAAAGAGATACGGCCATGCTCGGGATCTATTACGGTTGCGGGTTACGGGCAAGCGAAGGCGCAGCGCTGAACATCAGCGATCTGCTTTTTGATAAGAATTTACTCTACGTCAGACAAGGAAAAGGCTACAGGCAGCGTTACATTCCCATGGGCAGGCAGGTTAAAGCCGATCTGCAGGAATACATTTTCCATCAACGAAATGAACTTTTAAACAGGCAAAAAAACGAGGCGTTGCTTTTGAGCCGTCGCGGAAAGCGGTGGAGCCGGCAAGGCATGTACAACCGTTTGCAACTACTGAAAAACCAAACAAACGACGAAAAACTAAAACAGAAAACCTTTGGGCTGCACATTTTACGGCACTCCATTGCCACGCATCTTTTACAGGACGGCATGCGGTTAGAAAACATTGCTTTGTTCCTTGGGCACAAGTCGATTGAAACAACGCAGAAATACACCCATTTAGTCAATGAATCAGCATTTTAA
- a CDS encoding CHC2 zinc finger domain-containing protein: MQIPDIKKRLPIMSVLAHYGIEMNKNDHIKCPFHKDDKPSCKIYTDTNTYNCFGCGKTGDVIQFIQDKENCNKHAALKIATELANGSTTENNQNTDVMGIASKRAAEAENFAELFNRQKDGLPRSPKAQQYLKSRGLEQLQEVGYNSGVNWKKLKQCITFPLKDKNGNIVSLYGRRIVESGGHNVEFGKHYYTANRKGLYPHYPDANTETLIITEAIIDCASLQLVINNEQLAMKGISVLTAYGTNGLTAEHIEAIKQLKNLQEIIFFFDGDIAGKEGIIKSTEKLQHLKCKITAVPTPDGEDVNSMFITYGKEAILQLIEERILSTGTLINEASASKTNSSFSSIEKEKQEIQVATPLDTSQQNKIIYETQTARYIIKGSLPKTFDRMVVSLDVQCLETGTKYRCRLDLYEEKQTRKEAREASEKLELRSDLVENDLSQLTDLLEEYREKHLLRQGYEDQSNNDKPLTLAEQAQTKAFLQKENLIQELNDLIGKSGIVGEENNRIFLFVIASSHKMKDTLHALIQGSSGSGKTHLLSKIAALMPSERVVKFTRVTENSFYNYDEYFFRNKLICLEDIDGLKEEALFAWRELISNEQLSSSTSQKDENGNIRSAQRIVRGPMASLCATTHGQIYEDNMSRMFIVAVDESSEQTQKIMNYQSKTASGTIEKKQEVEAKEFLQNCIRMLKPLKVINPYADKIKLPPQAHKIRRLHELFLSFVKQVTLIHQYQRKRDGQGRVITEPEDLKTAVEIMFESIFLKVDELDGSLRQFFEKLKAYALEKDNPQQYEFTQREVRHALHLSKTQLFRYLNELMELEYLQQSGGYANRGFKYKIIYWDNITRLRSEIKAYLFGQIEKLAFQSVGTPVGTPENYIKN; this comes from the coding sequence ATGCAAATCCCCGACATCAAAAAACGGCTGCCCATAATGAGCGTTTTGGCGCATTACGGCATTGAAATGAATAAGAACGACCATATCAAATGCCCGTTCCATAAGGACGACAAGCCCAGCTGCAAGATTTATACAGACACTAACACTTACAACTGCTTTGGCTGCGGAAAAACAGGCGATGTAATCCAGTTTATCCAGGACAAAGAGAATTGCAACAAACACGCTGCCCTGAAAATAGCCACGGAACTGGCCAATGGCAGCACAACAGAAAACAACCAAAATACCGATGTAATGGGGATTGCATCCAAGCGGGCTGCGGAGGCCGAAAACTTTGCCGAACTATTTAACAGGCAAAAAGACGGCCTCCCACGCAGCCCCAAAGCACAGCAGTATCTCAAAAGCCGTGGGCTAGAACAATTACAAGAGGTTGGTTACAATAGCGGTGTAAACTGGAAAAAACTCAAACAGTGCATCACCTTCCCATTGAAAGATAAAAACGGAAACATTGTAAGCCTTTACGGCAGAAGAATAGTAGAAAGCGGCGGGCATAACGTAGAATTTGGCAAACACTACTACACCGCAAACCGGAAAGGGCTTTACCCGCATTATCCGGATGCAAATACAGAAACGCTAATCATCACCGAGGCTATTATCGACTGTGCCAGTCTCCAATTAGTAATTAATAATGAGCAATTAGCAATGAAAGGCATCTCCGTATTAACCGCCTATGGTACTAATGGACTTACTGCAGAGCATATCGAAGCAATAAAACAATTAAAAAACTTACAAGAAATTATTTTCTTTTTTGATGGTGATATAGCCGGAAAAGAAGGTATAATTAAAAGCACCGAAAAACTACAGCACCTAAAATGCAAGATTACAGCCGTGCCAACGCCCGATGGCGAAGACGTAAACAGTATGTTCATAACTTACGGCAAAGAAGCCATACTGCAATTAATCGAAGAACGAATTTTAAGCACCGGCACTCTGATAAATGAAGCTTCCGCAAGTAAAACAAACTCTTCTTTTTCTTCAATTGAAAAAGAGAAACAGGAAATACAAGTTGCAACACCATTAGACACAAGCCAACAAAACAAAATAATCTACGAAACCCAAACCGCTCGATACATCATAAAAGGAAGTCTCCCGAAAACCTTCGACCGTATGGTGGTAAGCCTTGATGTACAATGTTTGGAAACAGGCACAAAGTACCGCTGCCGTTTGGATTTATACGAAGAAAAGCAAACAAGGAAAGAAGCCAGGGAAGCAAGCGAGAAACTGGAACTCAGGAGCGATTTAGTAGAAAACGACCTATCACAATTAACCGACCTGTTGGAAGAATACAGAGAGAAACATCTTCTTCGCCAAGGCTACGAAGATCAAAGCAATAACGACAAGCCTTTAACACTTGCAGAGCAAGCACAAACCAAAGCTTTTCTGCAGAAAGAAAATTTAATCCAGGAACTAAACGACCTAATCGGAAAAAGTGGCATAGTTGGCGAAGAAAACAACCGGATATTTTTATTCGTTATCGCCAGTAGCCACAAAATGAAAGATACCCTGCACGCTTTAATACAAGGAAGTTCAGGAAGTGGTAAAACTCATTTACTTTCTAAGATAGCTGCATTAATGCCATCGGAAAGAGTGGTGAAGTTTACCAGAGTAACCGAAAATAGCTTTTACAACTACGATGAATATTTTTTTAGGAATAAATTGATTTGTTTGGAAGACATCGACGGGCTGAAAGAAGAAGCCTTGTTTGCCTGGCGCGAGCTGATCAGCAACGAACAACTCAGCAGCAGCACCAGCCAGAAAGACGAAAACGGCAACATCCGCAGTGCACAGCGTATTGTCCGCGGGCCAATGGCCAGCCTTTGCGCCACCACGCACGGGCAAATTTACGAGGACAATATGAGCCGAATGTTTATTGTGGCCGTGGATGAAAGCAGCGAACAAACCCAAAAGATCATGAATTACCAAAGCAAAACCGCCAGCGGAACGATAGAAAAAAAGCAGGAAGTTGAAGCAAAGGAATTTTTGCAGAACTGCATCCGCATGTTAAAGCCTTTAAAGGTAATAAACCCCTATGCCGATAAAATAAAACTACCACCGCAAGCCCATAAAATAAGGCGTTTACACGAACTGTTTTTAAGCTTTGTAAAGCAAGTGACATTGATCCACCAATACCAACGAAAGCGAGATGGACAAGGCCGGGTAATCACCGAGCCCGAAGACCTGAAAACAGCCGTAGAGATCATGTTCGAGAGTATTTTTTTGAAGGTCGACGAGCTGGACGGCTCATTGCGGCAGTTTTTTGAAAAACTGAAGGCTTATGCTTTAGAAAAAGACAACCCTCAGCAGTACGAATTTACCCAGCGGGAGGTCAGGCATGCCCTGCATTTAAGCAAAACACAGCTTTTCCGTTACCTCAATGAATTAATGGAACTAGAATACCTGCAACAATCGGGCGGTTATGCCAACCGTGGGTTTAAGTACAAAATAATCTATTGGGACAATATCACCAGGCTTCGAAGCGAAATCAAAGCGTACCTGTTCGGCCAAATTGAAAAGTTGGCGTTCCAAAGTGTCGGAACACCAGTTGGAACGCCAGAAAATTACATAAAAAACTAA